A genome region from Panthera leo isolate Ple1 chromosome A2, P.leo_Ple1_pat1.1, whole genome shotgun sequence includes the following:
- the LOC122213322 gene encoding olfactory receptor 7A10-like, with protein sequence MEGRNQTHVTEFILLGLSDQGELQSLLFWLFLFLYLVTFTGNLLMILAIITDSRLHTPMYFFLSNLSFSDICFTSTTIPKMLLNIQTQSRAISYKGCLSQMYFFMLFAGIDNLLLTVMAYDRFVAICHPLHYMVIMNPKFCGILLLGSWLLSVLVSLLHDLLILRLSFCTDLEIFHFFCELKQVIQLACSDTFLNDLVMYLSSGLLGVVPLTGILSSYSRIVASILRISSVRGKYKAFSTCGSHLSVVSLFYGTSLGVYFNSSASQNSSTGAIASVMYTVVMPMLNPFIYGLRNRDIKQS encoded by the exons atggaaggaagaaatcaaactcaTGTTACGGAATTTATCCTCTTGGGACTCTCAGACCAGGGGGAGCTGCAGTCACTGCTCTTTTGGCTGTTCCTGTTCTTGTACTTGGTCACCTTCACTGGGAACCTGCTCATGATCCTGGCCATTATCACAGACTCCCGCCTCCAcacgcccatgtacttcttcctctccaacctGTCCTTTTCAGACATCTGTTTCACCTCCACCACCATCCCaaagatgctgctgaacatccagACGCAGAGCAGAGCGATCTCCTACAAAGGTTGCCTCAGCCAGATgtactttttcatgctttttgcAGGAATCGACAACCTCCTCTTGAcagtgatggcctatgaccggtTCGTGGCCATCTGTCACCCACTGCACTACATGGTCATCATGAACCCCAAGTTCTGTGGCATCCTGCTTCTGGGATCCTGGTTATTGAGTGTTCTTGTTTCTCTGTTACATGACTTATTGATTTT gcgactCTCTTTTTGCACAGATCTGGAaatctttcactttttctgtgaacttaAGCAGGTGATCCAACTTGCTTGCTCTGATACCTTCCTCAATGACCTGGTAATGTATTTGTCAAGTGGACTTCTGGGAGTTGTTCCACTCACTGGCATCCTCTCCTCTTACTCTAGAATTGTAGCCTCCATTTTGAGAATTTCATCAGTGAGGGGCAAGTATAAAGCATTTTCCACGTGTGGGTCTCATCTCTCAGTTGTGTCCTTGTTCTATGGTACAAGTCTTGGTGTGTATTTTAATTCTTCTGCTTCACAAAACTCCAGCACAGGTGCCATAGCCTCAGTCATGTACACGGTGGTGATgcccatgctgaaccccttcatctaTGGTCTCAGGAACAGAGACATCAAGCAATCCTGA